The Lysinibacillus irui sequence TTTTCCATCAAAAAAGCCTTCTCAATGTTGAGAGGGCTTTTGATGAGCTTTACCTATCAGATAGGCACTTAAAGGTACGTATGAAATGATTTTGATAAGCAGCATACAGACAAGTAAACTGGACAGGAAAAGTGAAATTACTTGAAGAGCGGTAGTAGGTAGTAATGCGCAATAAGGAGCAAGATATTCTTGGATCAGCCAGTGTATTAGAAAGATACCAAAGGAATAGCGACTTAAAATATGGAGATAAGAGAGCTTGGGCATACTTTGTGCAAACGCTAATATACAAAATGTTATAGTCAAAACGAATAACATAATATCGATTCTTCTGGATGTAATCTGCTGAGCACCTAAATAATAGTTTGCATATAAAATGGCCATTGCAAGTATAACGGAAAGGACTGTGACGAATTTATATTTGACAAGATAACGTGCTATTTTTTCATAATGACTACCAATGATATAGGCCATTGCAAAATAAGGAAGCCAACCAACAAAGAGCAAACGCATAAAATGATCATTCTGGATGAAATAGTCGAAATTCAAATTTACAATAGTCATATAAAAAATTCCTAGTAAGAAAAAAATAGAAGTAAACCAGATACTGGATAGCTGCCATTTTTTTATGAAAAAAAAGAGAATATAAAGCTGAAAGATCGTCATGACAAACCATCCTGAAAAGTCTCCTAAAACAATATGTCGATATAATGCATTCCAAAAGTTTTCATCATAATGAAAAGCGGCGTTGGCTGCATATAAAATACCTGCAGCTACAAACGGCATAACAATAAACTGAAAACGACGCCATAAAAAAAGGGGAGGTAGCTGATTTGGGTAGCGATTAGCTAAGATCAAAATAGATAATAAAATAAAGGTTGGTGTAGCGAAACATAACAATAATCTAAAAAATTGATAGTATGGTTGATCAATATAGCCATTAATCGTTTCAATATTGGTTGTAGCATGTAATAATACAATACTTAAGCAAGCAATTACCCGCAAAACGTTCCACTCATACACCAAATCAATCACCCTCGTTTTCAGTAAACTGGGAGGCATCCAGTTATAAGATGCAACCTAACTAAATATATGTGTATGACATACGTGATAAAACCTTCCTAGCTTTCCTTCCATAAATAGTTTGGACCACAAAATATTATTAAAAAACTCTAGTAACTTAGCAAGAGTTCCATTTTTGCATATGTGTCACATAACTACTATGCATATACTGTGGCAAGAGGGGGGGAGGTGAGCTTTTATGAGAATTAACTGGAAGGTTCGTCTTCAACATATTCCATTTCTACTAGGGCTATTTTCATTGTTACTCCTACTCGCACAACAAGTAGCGGCTATTTTTGGCTATGATTTAACAGCTGCGATGAGTGAGCAAATTTCATCGATTTTAAATACAGTTTTATCCATCCTTGTGTTAATGGGTGTCATTGTAGATCCTACGACACGTGGCACAAGTGATAGTGAGCGTGCTCTAATGTATAGGAGACCGAGATAAATTAAACTAAAAGTGTAATTTTACAATAAGGATAAATATGTTATAATGTTAGAAAATTGATAAAGTAGGGAGGATGATTGAATGTCCATTGAATTGGAGCGTAGAATTGCTAAGCTCGAGGAGGAAATGGCAGATTTACGTCAGGAGTTGTCTTCACTAAAGCGTACTCAAAACACTGAAAAAATAAATACTCTTGATGCCAGACAATCGATAATCAAGCAATCAGAACCAATAAAACCAAAACCCACACTGGAGTCGAAGCCTATCCCGTCCAAAGTAACGGAAAAAGAAGTGCAACCACAGCCATCGATGGAGGAACGTGTTATGTGGGCACTTCCAAAAGTATTCATGGTTATTTTAGTGATGGGGGTCCTTTGGGGACTAAAACTTGTCAGTGATTATGGTTATTTATCGAATGACGTGAAAATCATCCTCGCCTATGCATTATCGGTGGGATTGGTGGTCATTGCCTACGTATTGGAACGTAGAAAAGTAGGCTCTGCTGCAATGACAATTTCACTATATGGTGGGGCATTTATTGTTGGTATTTTAACAACAGCAGCAAGTGCCATTTTGTATGAAATCATCGCTCTAACACCTGCATTAGGCATTACGATTCTGTATATTGGCTATGGAATTGGCATTAGTTATTTGAAGAAAAATGAAGCACTCACTATTTTTGTTGCTTTTACGTCGTTATTATTACCTTATTTACTAGAGTATATGGATTTTAGTGCCGTCATTATTTTACTATTTGTGATCGTATTGTTTGCTGCACTACAATTGGTCATTTATCAGCACAAGCAAAAGCTTGCACTTTATATAGCTACTTTCTTCTCTGTTCTAGCAGTGAGCATTGTAGCGTTTATGAATAGTGATCAGCAAGTTGTTTTTGCACTTGGTTTACTGGTGATTCTGGCAATCTTTTACGCAATTTGGTGTCTACTGTATCGTGTGCAATCAAAATGGAAGCCACTACATATAGGGCTCCAATTTTCTTTAGGCTCTTTTACTTTAATATTGATGAATCTTATTATCCGTTCGCTTGAAAATGGAGAAATACTACTCATTACCTTGATGATTTTATTTGGCGCAATAGCGTTTTATAGCTATCGTAAAAATTGGCAGGAAGTATTGGATAGTGCTGTCACGCTGGCATTTATTACACTATGTAATACCGTACTTCTAATGAATTTACCAAATAACATAGATGATTTACTTTATCCGCTCATTATATTTGCTGGTGTTATGATGAGTTTACGTATACGGGCAAGTATCATGAAGGTAGTTACTTCATTTTTCCTTGTGTTGACATTTACATTAAACTACGTCTTTCATGAGCCAAAACCATTTTTCAGCATAGATCATCTAAGTTTATTCATGCCGATTATCTACCTAATCGTCATATATTTATATGCAAGACGTCCAAAAGAAACAATTACACCATTTGAAAAGGTTATGAAGGATTTATACATCATCGATATTTTAGCAGTGGTCACAGCAGGCTATTTCTTAGCTTATATTGGCAAACTAGACAGTGCTTATTTTGTGGACACAAACGGTATTCCTTATATGATGAGTATTGCATTAGCTGCACTATTTGCAGGCTCTTTACTAGTTGCCGAATCATACAAAGGGCGAGCGTTAACACCAGTTCTCGGCGCATTTTTCCTCCTATTCTCTTTGCTGATTAGCACCAAGACTTCAATGATGGATAGTTTGAATATTATCACTAGATTTGTTTATATTGCAGTCATTGTAGCCATCATCGTAGATATCTTTGTAAAAGGGCTTATTTACCGATTGTATGAAGATCGTCTAGGGAAATATGTCGATGCTATTGTAAGTTCTGGTATTGTACTCACAATGATTTCTATTTGGGGGCTGATTCAACAGTTTACGAATAATAACGTACTAGATTGGAAGCTAAGCATTGCCCTTACAACGATCACATTATTCTTGACGGCCAGTGTTTCATTATGGCTTGGTTCAAAACATCATCTTAAAACACTCCGTACAACAGGCTTTGTCATTTTGGTCATGGCGTTTATTAAGCTTATATTCTTTGACTTATCCGCACTTGATTTATTAATTAGAGCAATTCTGTTTATTACAATTGGTGGGATTGGCATGCTGTTGTCGGGTAGGTTGTTGAGGAAATAAAGAAGAAAAGAGATTCCAATGTATTTTGGAATCTCTTTTTACATTATGTTAAAATGATATCGAAACCTTACTATATTCCCCGCTTTTTAAAGTTCAACATTTCCCTAATCTTACATCATTCATTCTCTATTGTTTTTATCCAAATTTTCCATAGCGACAAGTATTTTAATAGATTCTTTAATAACCTAACAATGTTAGGAGGACTTGTTATTGAACAATACTTACATGGATAGGCGAACCATACGATTTGTATGGGCTCCTATTGGTTTAGGAGGTCAAAAAAATGGAAATGGCTTATACAATCTTTATATTTTTATTTGGGCTTGTCTTTGGCTCTTTTTATAATGTGGTAGGTTTACGTGTCCCACAGAAGGAATCGATTGTCCATCCTCCTTCACATTGTATCAACTGTAATAGACAATTAAAGATGATTGATTTAGTACCAGTATTGTCTTATGTGTTTTTAGGGGGGAAATGTCGAAGCTGTGGCTATACAATTTGTTGGATATACCCAGCAATAGAAATATGGACAGGTGTTTTGTTTGCCTTTGCTTATTGGCGGCTAGGTTGGGGCATAGAATTTATTGTAGCGCTTTTATTTATCTCCTTGTTCGTTATTATTATTGTTTCGGATTTAGCCTATATGCTCATCCCAGATAGGGTGCTTATATTCTTTTTACCATTCCTCGTTGTAGGTCGGGTACTATCGCCATTAACACCATGGTGGGATTGTCTTGTGGGTGCTGTCGTTGGTTTTGGCATACTATATGTTATTGCGGTTATATCGAATGGTGGCATGGGTGGAGGAGATATTAAATTATTCTTTTTAATTGGACTCGTTCTTGGCACAATCAATACACTGTTAACACTATTTCTGGCGGCAGTTATCGGTATGATTGTGGGGGTTATCATTTTGTTCAAGCGTAAGCAAGGAAGAAAAACACCCTTCCCCTTTGGTCCGTCTATCGCCTTAGCAGCGATCATTGTTTATTTTTATGGTGATTCATTAATCAATTGGTATTTAGGTTTTTGGTAATTGTCAATCTTCAAGTATATGGAGGGAAGCAAGTGAAACCGGTTATTGGCATTACAGCCTTTGTGGAGGATGATTTATCCGCTCATTTAAATGCTGCTTACAGTCAAAGTATTATTGAGGCGGGAGGAATTCCGCTTATTATTCCTTTAGGTGTTGAGGAGGATGCGGCTCAAATTTTAGCTCTTACAGATGGTTTATTGTTATCGGGTGGCTATGATGTGCATCCATTTCTATTCGGAGCAGAGCCATCACCAAAGCTAGGGAAAATTCATCCAGCGAGGGATACAGTTGAACTAGCTTTAATTGAAGCTGCTTTTATACGAAAAATGCCTATTTTCGGTATTTGTCGTGGAATCCAAATTTTAAATGTCGCATTAGGTGGTACTTTATATCAGGACATTGATAGTGACCATTTTAGTACGAAGTTGCTTAAACATGCACAGCAATCAGGTCGAGCTGTAGCTACTCATTATGTACAGATTATTGCAGATAATTTATTAGCAACTATTTTAGAACAAGAGAAAGTTGCTGTAAATTCATTTCATCATCAGGCTGTGAATGTTCTAGCAGAGAAATTAAAAGTAGCAGCGAAATCAAGCGATGGTATTATCGAAGCGGTAGTTCATGAAGATTTACCATTTTGCTTGGCAGTTCAGTGGCATCCTGAGGAAATGGCCATAGCAGGAGAAGAGAACGCTAAAAAATTATTTTCAGCATTTGTAGAGGCTAGCTTAAAGTTCAAAAAAGAAGCTTAGAAGGGCATAGAGTAAAGAATCCAATGCTAGTATGTGGATTCTTTTTTTGCGTAAAAAAGAGGATACATGCTCATAAGGAACATATAATCCTCGATACCTATTTTCGTAATTAATGCACACGACGGTAGAGACCAACAACTTGTCCTAAAATAGAAACTTGATCGACAATAATTGGCTCCATGGATGAATTTTCAGGCTGTAAACGGAAATGGTTTTTTTCTTTGAAAAAACGTTTTACAGTGGCTTCATCCTCAGCTGTCATAGCTACAACAATATCACCGTTATTGGCAGTTGCCTTTTGCTTCACAATGACTAAGTCCCCATCTAAAATTCCTGCTTCAATCATTGATTCCCCCATAATTTCAAGCATGAACAATTGATCTTCACTTGTGCCATACGTATCTGGTAGCGGGAAATACTCTTCAATGTTTTCAATAGCTGTAATAGGAGAACCGGCTGTAACCTTACCAACAAGTGGAACATGAATTACTTGTTGCTTTTGAATGGATTCTTCAGGCTCTAGAATTTCAATCGCACGTGGCTTTGTTGGATCTCGACGAATAAAGCCTTTTTGTTCTAATCGAGCTAGATGACCATGAACAGTGGAACTTGAAGCAAGTCCAACTGCTTCCCCGATTTCTCGTACTGATGGTGGATAGCCCTTAGCTCGTACCTCTTCTTTAATAAAAGCTAAAATATCCTCTTGTCTTTTTGAAACTTTTTTCATGAGTGCTCACCTCTTTTTTCTAATATCATTCTTCTTATTTGATAGTATAACAGAATGCGAACACGTATGCAAACATAGGTTCGAAAAGTGTTTGACAAAAACGTTTGTTCGCTTTATTATGAGAACATACATTCCGAACAAACATTCTAAAAAGGGGTTATGAACATGACATGGTTAAAGAAAAACACACATATTTCAATCTTGATGGGAGTTTGTCTACTATTTGCAGGATATCTTTACATTACTGATCCAGGACACGTTAGTTACGCTGAAATTCAAATCGAACACGGGGATAGCTTATGGTCGTTAGCAGAGCAATACCGTGGTAAAATGAGTACTGAAGATTGGATTAAGCTTGTGAAAACAGAAAATGAGCTAGCGGATATTAAAATTGTGGCAGGAAAATCTCTAGTCATTCCTGTAGTGAGTAATCATGCCGATCCCATCAATACCATTGAAATTGCGAGAAACGAACAATGATCAATAATCAACTGTCGGCTGTTGTCTATTGCCGTGTAAGTACTGAAAAGGAAACACAAAGCTCGTCTTTAGAGCGCCAACAAGAAGAGTTACTGCGCTATGCAAAAGAGCAAGGTTATGAGGTGAAGGGCGTTTTTAAGGATAAGCACAGCGGCTACGATGTAGAACGTGAGGGCTTACTTGAAATGCTTGATTTCATTAAAGAAAAGGGGATTAACGCCCTTTTTGTACAAGATGAAACACGTTTAGGACGTGGAAATGCAAGGATGGCTGTGTTGCATTTGTTACAAAAATCAGCAACAGATGTTTTCTCTATGCGTGATGCAGGACCGGTTCAACTAAACGAAATGGACACGATGCTGCTTGAGATTTTAGCGATAGTAGAGGAATACCAGCGTAGAATACATAATGCTAAAATACGTAGAGGTATGCGTCGTGCTGTAGAGAATGGCTTCCGTCCTGAAAATAATTTATCGAATCGAGGTAACCCGCATGGTCAGGAGCGTAAGGAACTACCTGTAGATGAAATTGTCAAGCTGCGTAAACGTGGATTTACCTTTGAAGAAATTTCTATAACGCTTAGAGGGTTAGGTTTTGAAGTTAGTAAAGCGACTGTCCATCGCAGATTTCAAGAACATCAAGAAAGATTAGCAGGAAAATGATATAGCCTGCTAATCTTTTTTTATCTTCTGTACTTCGCTATTAATAGGAAGATAAGCTTTCTATGCTTACGTTAGTAGGTAGTTTAAAAGGGTGTTCTTTATTAATTCGATCATAAAACATAATGCCGTTTAGATGGTCGATTTCATGTTGGACAACAATTGCACCATAGCCCTGTAACTGCACGATGATTTCTTGTCCATTAATGTTATAACCTTTAACCTTAATACGTTCATATCTTGGCACAAAACCATGGACTGGTCGATTAACAGATAAACACCCTTCTCCCTCTGGTAAATAAATCATATTTACAGAATGACTGATTATTTTAGGGTTGATCAACATCATTTCATAGTCATCAAAAAATATAGCAAACATTCGTTTATCTACGCCAATTTGGTTAGCTGATAGTCCACTTCCAGGTCGAAGCTTATATTTTTTTGCTAGATTTGGATCTTGGCTATTTTTTAAATATTGCAGCATTGATAATAATGTATGTTGGTCTTCTTTTGTCACAGGGATTGTCACTTCTTGTGTTTGTTTTCGTAATAATACGGAGTCCTCTTTTACGAAATCTTTCATAGTAATCATATAATTAGGATGAAATCTATTCATAGATAAACACCTCATCAATACGACTATTGAGGACTTTAGCAATTTTAAAAGCTAACTCAAGCGTCGGATCGTACTTATCATTTTCAATACAATTGATTGTTTGTCTGACAACCCCGCATTCCTTAGCAAGAGCAGCTTGTGTTATTCCTAATCTTTTTCTCAAAACTTTGATAATATTCTTCAGATTTACTCCTCCATTTTTGTCCGAAGTATTAGACATTATTATAGCGAAAATCTACAAGAGATGTCCAAGGAATTAGACATGTGGAGTGTTTTATTTTTCATACCAGTTGGCATTAAAATTTAGATTTAGCGCTTTCCCTAAATTAATACCGAATTGAATAAAGGCTCTACCACGTGCTGTAATGATATGGCCGTCTTGCACAAAGAGTTCGTCAGAATAATGTCGTAGATCAAAAATCCCTAACTGTCTTATTCCATCTAAAGGCAAACCAACCGTGTATTGTTTGTTTGCTAAAATTCCAGCCTTTGCTAATAAATAGGGGGAGCTAGAGATACTTGCGATAATGCCTTCTTTATCGTGGATTGCACGTATAAAATCGAATATTTCCTGTTCTTGTTGTAGGTAAGATATGTCCATGCATCCTGGCAATACAAGACTATCAATATCAGCTAAGTTCGCCTCGCTTATTAGAGAATCCACTACACAGCATAAACCCGATTCCCCGCGTATTGGTTCATTGTTTAAACCTAGGGTGATGATAGGTTTGCCACCTTGCATTAATATAGACAAGGCCACGCTTAATTCATATTCACTAAATTGAGGGTATAATAATACAGCCGTTTTCTTCATTCACACTCTCCTTTGTTCGTCCACTCTTCCTGCAAAATGGCGTAATAAAATTCATCCCACCAATCTTCACCATGCGGTATACATTTTTTAAAAAAACCTTCACGTCGCATACCTATCTTTTCCATGACCCTATATGAAGCGATATTTTCGGGCTGACATGTTGCAATTATTCTATGAAGCTTCATTTCGGTGAAGCCATAATCTAAAACAGCAAGCGCCGCTTCAGAAGCAAACCCATGGTTCTGATAAAGAGGATTTAAAACCCATCCGATTTCATAGGTATGTTCACCAAAGTATCGGTGAAAAACAATATGACCGATCACCAATTGTTGCTCTCTTAAAACAATGGCAAAATGTTTGGCTTGTACATCACTGTTTTCTATTATAAATTTTCGTACCTGTTCTTCATCGAAAACGCCTTCAGGCATGTAATGCATCACCGTTTTATCTGACAAATAACTATAAATAGCAGGAAAATCTTTTGCTTCAAAATTTCTGATAAGTAATCGTTGAGTTGTAATATTCACGTTCATTCCCCCAATATCTATCAATTTTTCCCTTTTACTATAGTTATACACCTCTAACATCTGGAAGTCATGTGAATAATAGCAAAGAGGTGTTATTAAGGGTTGGTATAACTGCATTTTAAGGGAAACCATGCTATACTTTGCATACTGAAGTCTTTAAGATAGGTATTGAAAGGTGTGTAACAATGTTATCAAAAGAAAAAATTAATCGAATTAATGAACTTTCTGCCAAAGCAAAAAGTGGACAATTAACAGAGGAAGAGGCAAAGGAGCGAACAGCGCTTCGTAAGGAGTACTTAGATACGTTCCGAGCAACAATGCGCGATACGATTGAAAATGTAAAAGTGGTGGATGTAGAAGGTAATGATGTCACACCAGAGAAGGTTAGACAAGCGAAAAAAAATAAATTTCTAAATTAATGTGACACAATTCAATAAAGTATGTATGAAAAACCAAATAGTATAACAAAAGCATTGTTTTCTACAGCAATGTTGACTAAACTGTAAAAGAACAATATATAGGACGAGAAAGGATGTCACAATATAATGACTCAACATGCGGATCTATTAGCAATTAATGCTATCCGAACTTTGTCAATCGACGCTATTGAAAAAGCAAATTCTGGTCACCCAGGTTTACCGATGGGGGCAGCGCCAATGGCTTATACGCTATGGACAAAACAATTACGCCATAATCCAGCCAATCCAAAATGGTATAACCGTGATCGTTTTGTACTGTCAGCTGGTCATGGTTCAATGCTTCTATACAGCTTACTTCATCTTGGAGGCTATGGTTTACCAATGGAAGAAATTCAAAATTTCCGCCAATGGGATTCATTAACACCAGGACATCCTGAATACGGTCATACAGTAGGTGTAGAGGCAACAACTGGTCCTCTTGGTCAAGGGATTGCTATGACTGTTGGTATGGCAATGGCTGAGCGTCATTTAGCGGCTACTTACAATAAACCAGGTCATGACATCGTTGACCACTACACATTTGCACTATGTGGTGATGGTGACTTAATGGAAGGTGTAGCTGCTGAAGCTATTTCATTAGCAGGCCACTTAAAACTTGAAAAATTAATCGTGCTTTACGATTCTAATGATATTTCTTTGGATGGTGACTTAGAAAAGTCATTCTCAGAAAACGTGCAAAAACGTTTTGAATCTTATGGTTGGAATTACTTAAAAGTAGCAGATGGTACAGATGTTGATGCGATTAATGCTGCCATTGAAGAAGCGAAAAAATCAACTGGCAAACCAACATTAATTGAAGTAAAAACGGTTATTGGTTTTGGTTCTCCAAATAAATCTGGTAAAGCAGATTCTCACGGTGCACCACTAGGTACAGATGAAGTTGTTTTAACGAAAGCTGCCTATGAGTGGGCTCACGAACCGTTCAAGATTCCTGCAGAAGTATATGATACATTTACTGCTGCTGCTGAAGTGCAAGGAGCACAACCAGAGGAAGCTTGGAATGCTAAATTTGCAGCATATAAAGAAGAATTCCCAGAGTTAGCAGCTCAATTTGAAAAAGCAATGAATGGTGAATTACCAGAGGATTTTGCTTCTGAATTACCAGTATATGAGGCAGGTAAATCAGTAGCAACGCGTTCTTCATCTGGTGATGCCATCAATGCCATCGCAAAGAAAACACCATCTTTCTTTGGGGGTTCAGCTGACCTTGCCGGCTCTAATAAAACAACAATGAAGGGCGCTGGTGACTTCTCAGCAGACGATTATGCAGGTCGCAACATCTGGTTCGGTGTTCGTGAATTTGCAATGGGTGCTGCTATGAACGGTATGGCACTTCACGGTGGTTTAAATGTATTTGGTGGTACGTTCTTCGTGTTCTCAGATTACGTTCGTCCAGCAGTGCGCCTATCTGCATTAATGGGTCTTCCTGTAACATATGTATTTACACATGACTCAATTGCGGTAGGGGAAGATGGTCCAACTCATGAACCAATCGAACACCTTGCATCATTACGTGCAATGCCAAATCTATCTGTTATTCGTCCTGCAGATGCAAACGAATCAGCAGTCGCTTGGGAACTTGCAGTAGCTTCTGAAAAAACACCAACAGTTTTAGTATTATCTCGTCAAAACTTACCAGTACTTGACGCTTCTATTGAAACAGTACGTGAAGGTGTGACAAAAGGTGCTTATACAGTGTCTCCTGCTACAAAAGAAGTTGCAGATGCGATTTTAATCGCAACAGGTTCAGAGGTTTCACTTGCTGTTGAAGCACAAAAAGCATTAAAAGCTGAAGGAATGGATGTAGCTGTTGTTTCAATGCCATCTATGGATCGCTTTGAAAAACAAGATGCAGCTTACAAAGAATCTGTTCTACCAAAAGCTGTGACAAAACGTCTTGCGATTGAAATGGGTGCATCATTCGGCTGGCATAAGTATACTGGCTTTGAAGGTGATGTGCTTGCTATCGATAAATTTGGCGCATCAGCACCAGGTGAAGTAGTAATGGAAAAATACGGCTTCACGGTAGAAAATGTCGTAGCAAAAGTAAAAGCATTATAAAAGAAACAATGAATACCGCAACACTCAGTGAGCTTCTTTCTCTGTGTTGCGGTTCTTTTCTTTTTTATAGCTTTTTAGTACCGTAATGTATAAAGCCAAGAATTGAGTGACTAGAATACCCATGAAAAGGATAAAATCCTTTGTACTACCACCAATTCCTAATTCATCTACGATAATGGCAGAAAACCAAAGAAGCTGACCAGAAACGATGACGGTTAAACTGGCAAAAATAGTACATAACCAAATGGGTGTTTTTTTGATGCAAACCATAATGAGTAGCAAAATAGAGAACAGAAAAATCACAAGAAAGATAGGATCAAGTAAGGAAAACACATTGTTTGTGACAAAGTTATGATAGGTAAAACGATGATCCATAAAAGATCCCTTTTTTACAAATATTAACGTATCTAATAAAAAAAGGTTCAATTTGGGAGTGGGGTAAAAAGAAGAGTGAGTAGTATATGATGTAATTGGTGCACGTCATCATGTAAGTGATCTACCAAAGTACCTCTAAAAGTATAAAAAACTGCATGCTAACATGCAGTCTTTTTATGTAGGAGGCTATTTAGCGAGCCCATTTTGAAAGGCGTAGACAACAGCTTGTGTGCGATCTTGCACTTCTAGCTTAGCCAAAATATTGCTTACATGCGTCTTTACCGTTTTTAAGGCGATATATAGCTCGTCGGCGATTTCCTGATTGGCTTTGCCCTGTGCCATCAGCAATAATACTTCCATTTCACGGTCAGTAAGTTGCTCGTAAAGGGGCGTATTATTACCGTGACGCATACGGTGCATCATTTTGGATGTTACCTCTGGCTCTAATACCGTTTCGCCACCTATTGTTTTACGGATAGCATCGGCAATTTGTTTTGCATTTGATGTTTTTAGAATATAACTCACTGCCCCAGCCTCTAAGGCAGGATAGACTTTATCATCATCTAAAAAACTAGTGACCATCATAATTTTTGCCTCAGGCCATGCCGCTAAAATTTCTGCTGTTGCCTCTGCTCCTGTCATGATCGGCATGACATTATCCATTAAAATTATATCAGGTCTAAGTTCAAGGGCACGTTCTACAGCCTCTTTGCCATTTTCAGCCTCTCCAACAACTGTAATATCCGGTTGTGCTGATAAATACGCTGAGACACCAATACGTACCATTTCATGATCATCCGCTATGAGCACTTGTATCATCGTCATTGATCTCCTCCTTATGCAGTGGAATTTTAACCTCCACTATCGTTCCTTCTCCAGGCACTGACACAATTTTATAAGTGCAACCAATTTCAACTGCCCGTTCTGCTATATTTTGTAAGCCATAGGAAGTGGATTTATCTGCCTCTACATCAAAGCCTAACCCATTATCTTGAATTCGTAAAATAGCTAAGTCGTCTCGTGCAACTAAAAGTAACTCCACTTCACTTGCCTTAGCATGACGAAGTGTATTGGAGAGCGCTTCCTGAGCAATACGGAATAAATGGTCTTCCTCTGCCTTGGTTAAGGCCATTTCCTCTAACTCATATTCAATATGAAAATAAACTTTTTGCTGAAGCTCAATAATCAATTCCTCTAAGCCTTGTGCCAATGTTTTATTGTGTAGCGCTACAGGTCGTAAATGCAGCAATAATGCACGCATTTCAAGCTGAGCTTGTTGAACAATTTTCTCCACTTGTTTTAAACTCGTAGCATTTTCGTCATTTTCAGTTAATGCGGAGAGCAACATGGAGGCAGCAAACAGTTGCTGTGACACGGAATCATGCAGTTCTCGAGCAAGTCGTTGGCGTTCAGCAATTATGCGCTCCTGAATAATTTTGTCATTAGCTTCCGCCCGTTCATTAGATAAACGCTGTAAGCTTTTACGCTGTGTATCAATTAATTCACTTGTTTGAATAAGTGCTTTTTTTAATGGCTTTGGTAAAGCTTGCTTTTTAGGAAAAATAAAATCTGGCTCGATTAATTGCTTCACGATACGTGTTGCTTGAGCTTCTCGTGCACGAGCAGTCATACTAATCC is a genomic window containing:
- a CDS encoding acyltransferase family protein encodes the protein MYEWNVLRVIACLSIVLLHATTNIETINGYIDQPYYQFFRLLLCFATPTFILLSILILANRYPNQLPPLFLWRRFQFIVMPFVAAGILYAANAAFHYDENFWNALYRHIVLGDFSGWFVMTIFQLYILFFFIKKWQLSSIWFTSIFFLLGIFYMTIVNLNFDYFIQNDHFMRLLFVGWLPYFAMAYIIGSHYEKIARYLVKYKFVTVLSVILAMAILYANYYLGAQQITSRRIDIMLFVLTITFCILAFAQSMPKLSYLHILSRYSFGIFLIHWLIQEYLAPYCALLPTTALQVISLFLSSLLVCMLLIKIISYVPLSAYLIGKAHQKPSQH
- a CDS encoding phage holin is translated as MRINWKVRLQHIPFLLGLFSLLLLLAQQVAAIFGYDLTAAMSEQISSILNTVLSILVLMGVIVDPTTRGTSDSERALMYRRPR
- a CDS encoding DUF2339 domain-containing protein — its product is MSIELERRIAKLEEEMADLRQELSSLKRTQNTEKINTLDARQSIIKQSEPIKPKPTLESKPIPSKVTEKEVQPQPSMEERVMWALPKVFMVILVMGVLWGLKLVSDYGYLSNDVKIILAYALSVGLVVIAYVLERRKVGSAAMTISLYGGAFIVGILTTAASAILYEIIALTPALGITILYIGYGIGISYLKKNEALTIFVAFTSLLLPYLLEYMDFSAVIILLFVIVLFAALQLVIYQHKQKLALYIATFFSVLAVSIVAFMNSDQQVVFALGLLVILAIFYAIWCLLYRVQSKWKPLHIGLQFSLGSFTLILMNLIIRSLENGEILLITLMILFGAIAFYSYRKNWQEVLDSAVTLAFITLCNTVLLMNLPNNIDDLLYPLIIFAGVMMSLRIRASIMKVVTSFFLVLTFTLNYVFHEPKPFFSIDHLSLFMPIIYLIVIYLYARRPKETITPFEKVMKDLYIIDILAVVTAGYFLAYIGKLDSAYFVDTNGIPYMMSIALAALFAGSLLVAESYKGRALTPVLGAFFLLFSLLISTKTSMMDSLNIITRFVYIAVIVAIIVDIFVKGLIYRLYEDRLGKYVDAIVSSGIVLTMISIWGLIQQFTNNNVLDWKLSIALTTITLFLTASVSLWLGSKHHLKTLRTTGFVILVMAFIKLIFFDLSALDLLIRAILFITIGGIGMLLSGRLLRK
- a CDS encoding prepilin peptidase, whose protein sequence is MEMAYTIFIFLFGLVFGSFYNVVGLRVPQKESIVHPPSHCINCNRQLKMIDLVPVLSYVFLGGKCRSCGYTICWIYPAIEIWTGVLFAFAYWRLGWGIEFIVALLFISLFVIIIVSDLAYMLIPDRVLIFFLPFLVVGRVLSPLTPWWDCLVGAVVGFGILYVIAVISNGGMGGGDIKLFFLIGLVLGTINTLLTLFLAAVIGMIVGVIILFKRKQGRKTPFPFGPSIALAAIIVYFYGDSLINWYLGFW
- a CDS encoding gamma-glutamyl-gamma-aminobutyrate hydrolase family protein; this translates as MKPVIGITAFVEDDLSAHLNAAYSQSIIEAGGIPLIIPLGVEEDAAQILALTDGLLLSGGYDVHPFLFGAEPSPKLGKIHPARDTVELALIEAAFIRKMPIFGICRGIQILNVALGGTLYQDIDSDHFSTKLLKHAQQSGRAVATHYVQIIADNLLATILEQEKVAVNSFHHQAVNVLAEKLKVAAKSSDGIIEAVVHEDLPFCLAVQWHPEEMAIAGEENAKKLFSAFVEASLKFKKEA
- the lexA gene encoding transcriptional repressor LexA — encoded protein: MKKVSKRQEDILAFIKEEVRAKGYPPSVREIGEAVGLASSSTVHGHLARLEQKGFIRRDPTKPRAIEILEPEESIQKQQVIHVPLVGKVTAGSPITAIENIEEYFPLPDTYGTSEDQLFMLEIMGESMIEAGILDGDLVIVKQKATANNGDIVVAMTAEDEATVKRFFKEKNHFRLQPENSSMEPIIVDQVSILGQVVGLYRRVH
- the yneA gene encoding cell division suppressor protein YneA, with product MTWLKKNTHISILMGVCLLFAGYLYITDPGHVSYAEIQIEHGDSLWSLAEQYRGKMSTEDWIKLVKTENELADIKIVAGKSLVIPVVSNHADPINTIEIARNEQ